One genomic region from Paramicrobacterium agarici encodes:
- a CDS encoding MFS transporter, translating into MPRSQTLNRPLALLVAATFFMENLDGTIIQTAAPAMAADFGVRAVDINLAMTAYLLTLAVGVPASGWLADRFGTKRVFMAAIAVFTVASLLCAFSLTLPLLVAARVLQGLGGAMMVPVGRLAVLRVVDKSDLLDAMAYLTWPALLAPVIAPAIGGIFADTIGWNWIFLINIPLGAAAMIAAGRLVPAGEIAQRHPLDIVGFALLGVALAALVLGMEELGTSLVAALLLLALSIVAGVLGVWRMLRAAHPLLRFDSLRIATFRVGNVGGGVYRLLISAAPFVFTLMFQEGFGWSASLAGILVVAVFAGNIMIKPATSPLIRRFGFRAVIVGSNLAGAAVYVWCAFLTQQTPLVVIAVALFLSGVFRSIGFSGYNSVQFADVEPEHTNEANTLASTMQQVATGLGIAVAALIVRITTGVADVVDPADVGLGYRWAFLVVAAMLLFPTIEAARLPAQAGAHVARR; encoded by the coding sequence ATGCCGCGCTCGCAGACCCTCAACCGGCCGCTCGCGCTGCTGGTCGCCGCCACGTTCTTCATGGAGAACCTCGACGGCACCATCATCCAGACCGCTGCGCCAGCCATGGCCGCCGACTTCGGCGTGCGCGCCGTCGACATCAACCTCGCCATGACGGCGTACCTTCTCACCCTCGCGGTCGGCGTTCCCGCCAGCGGATGGCTCGCCGACCGCTTCGGCACGAAGCGCGTCTTCATGGCAGCGATTGCGGTGTTCACAGTCGCATCGCTGCTGTGCGCGTTCAGCCTGACGCTGCCGCTGCTCGTTGCGGCTCGCGTGCTGCAGGGCCTTGGCGGAGCGATGATGGTGCCGGTCGGACGTCTCGCCGTGCTGCGCGTCGTCGACAAGAGCGACCTTCTCGACGCCATGGCCTACCTCACGTGGCCGGCGCTGCTGGCTCCCGTGATCGCGCCGGCGATCGGCGGAATCTTCGCCGACACGATCGGCTGGAACTGGATCTTTCTCATCAACATTCCGCTCGGCGCTGCCGCGATGATCGCCGCGGGCAGGCTCGTTCCGGCGGGGGAGATCGCGCAGCGGCATCCGCTCGACATTGTCGGGTTCGCCCTGCTTGGCGTTGCGCTTGCCGCCCTCGTGCTCGGCATGGAAGAGCTCGGCACGAGCCTGGTCGCGGCGCTTCTGCTGCTGGCGCTCAGCATCGTCGCCGGCGTGCTCGGGGTGTGGCGGATGCTGCGGGCAGCGCACCCGCTGCTGCGATTCGACTCGCTGCGCATTGCCACATTCCGCGTGGGCAACGTCGGCGGTGGAGTGTATCGTCTGCTGATCAGCGCGGCGCCATTCGTGTTCACGCTGATGTTTCAAGAGGGATTCGGCTGGAGCGCGTCGCTCGCCGGCATCCTCGTTGTCGCCGTGTTTGCCGGAAACATCATGATCAAGCCCGCGACGAGCCCGCTCATTCGGCGGTTCGGCTTTCGCGCCGTGATCGTGGGCAGCAACCTCGCGGGCGCCGCCGTTTACGTGTGGTGTGCGTTTCTGACGCAGCAGACGCCGCTCGTGGTCATCGCTGTGGCGCTGTTTCTGAGCGGCGTCTTTCGCTCGATCGGGTTCAGCGGCTACAACTCCGTGCAGTTCGCCGACGTCGAGCCCGAGCACACGAACGAGGCGAACACCCTCGCCTCGACGATGCAGCAGGTGGCGACGGGACTCGGTATCGCCGTCGCCGCGCTCATCGTTCGCATCACGACGGGTGTCGCCGACGTCGTTGACCCGGCAGATGTTGGGCTCGGCTATCGGTGGGCGTTCCTCGTCGTTGCCGCGATGCTGCTGTTCCCCACGATCGAGGCCGCGCGGCTGCCGGCGCAGGCCGGAGCTCACGTCGCTCGTCGGTGA
- a CDS encoding ABC-F family ATP-binding cassette domain-containing protein, whose amino-acid sequence MHTQTLRQSTAARLDHVRLDGISRSFGDRRVLTDVNLVVAHNARLGLIGENGSGKSTLLRIAAGADEPDAGTVARPARTGLLWQEVPHDADDTVDDLIERALAENRRAEKELTDAAEQLDGTDDATERYANALENAERLDVWGVDARRDRVLAGLGLDSIRLDRRLDAVSGGQRSRFALAALLLERPDALLLDEPTNHLDDSAVAFLRDELMGWKGSVLFASHDRAFLDEVATGLVDIDASRAAVGEASRATVFGGSFTEYLDAKQLERERWEAQFAAEQDELKRLKYDVDVGARQVSHRRGPTDNDKYIVKFKQARTDGAISRRVKDARGRLEELRENQVRKPPKVLSFAGIPTGSHALADGEALLSVRDVSVDGRLDIDRVTVEPRTQLLVTGPNGAGKSTLLHVMAGDLRVDKGSVSRRRGLRVQLLEQDVRFARPEASARELYEKALGAKRAAQLPLSSLGLVAPRDLDRPVGSLSVGQQRRVALALIIAKPPHLFLLDEPTNHLSLALATELEEALGTYPGAVVIASHDRWLRRRWRGQELALHPA is encoded by the coding sequence ATGCATACACAGACACTCAGACAGTCCACGGCCGCGCGACTCGATCACGTTCGGCTCGATGGCATTTCGCGATCGTTCGGCGACCGTCGCGTGCTCACCGATGTAAACCTCGTCGTCGCGCACAACGCGCGCCTCGGCCTGATCGGCGAGAACGGATCGGGCAAGTCGACACTGCTGCGCATTGCGGCGGGTGCCGACGAGCCCGACGCCGGAACGGTCGCGCGGCCGGCGCGCACCGGATTGCTGTGGCAGGAGGTGCCGCACGACGCCGACGACACTGTCGACGACCTGATCGAGCGCGCGCTCGCTGAGAACCGCAGAGCGGAGAAAGAGCTGACGGATGCTGCTGAGCAGCTCGACGGCACAGACGACGCCACCGAGCGTTACGCCAATGCCCTCGAGAACGCCGAGCGGCTCGACGTGTGGGGCGTCGACGCGAGGCGCGACCGCGTGCTCGCGGGGCTCGGGCTTGACAGCATCCGTCTGGATCGACGCCTTGACGCCGTGAGTGGCGGTCAGCGCAGCCGGTTCGCACTCGCTGCGCTTCTGCTCGAGCGACCAGATGCCCTGCTGCTCGATGAGCCGACGAACCACCTCGATGATTCCGCCGTGGCGTTTCTGCGCGACGAACTTATGGGCTGGAAAGGTTCCGTGCTGTTCGCCAGCCACGACAGGGCGTTCCTCGACGAGGTCGCGACAGGGCTCGTCGACATTGACGCGAGCCGTGCCGCCGTGGGAGAGGCGTCGCGGGCAACGGTGTTCGGAGGGAGCTTCACGGAGTACCTCGACGCAAAGCAGCTGGAGCGCGAGCGATGGGAGGCGCAGTTCGCCGCCGAGCAAGACGAGCTGAAGCGGCTGAAGTACGACGTCGATGTGGGCGCACGGCAGGTGAGCCATCGCCGCGGACCGACCGACAACGACAAATACATCGTGAAGTTCAAGCAGGCGCGCACTGACGGGGCGATCAGCAGGCGCGTGAAGGACGCTCGCGGGCGTCTCGAGGAGCTGCGCGAGAACCAGGTGCGCAAACCACCGAAGGTGCTGTCGTTTGCCGGTATCCCGACGGGGTCGCACGCGCTTGCCGACGGGGAAGCGCTGCTTTCCGTTCGCGATGTGAGCGTCGATGGTCGTCTCGACATCGACCGCGTGACCGTTGAACCGCGCACGCAGCTGCTCGTGACCGGACCGAACGGTGCGGGAAAATCGACGCTGCTGCATGTGATGGCCGGCGACCTGCGAGTCGACAAGGGGAGTGTGTCGCGCCGCCGCGGACTGAGGGTTCAGCTGCTCGAGCAGGATGTACGGTTCGCGCGACCAGAGGCGAGCGCGCGTGAGCTGTATGAGAAGGCACTTGGCGCCAAGCGCGCCGCGCAGCTGCCGCTCTCGTCGCTCGGGCTCGTGGCCCCGCGCGATCTGGACCGGCCTGTCGGCAGCCTCTCGGTGGGGCAGCAGCGACGCGTGGCACTCGCGCTCATCATCGCGAAGCCGCCGCATCTGTTCCTGCTCGATGAGCCGACGAACCACCTGTCGCTCGCGCTCGCCACCGAGCTCGAGGAGGCTCTGGGCACGTATCCCGGTGCCGTGGTGATCGCGAGTCACGACCGGTGGCTGCGGCGGCGCTGGCGCGGGCAGGAGCTGGCGTTGCATCCGGCGTAG
- a CDS encoding Hsp20/alpha crystallin family protein has translation MVMTFDPLSQLDRVASSIFYSARGPSAMPVDLHLDGDRYILSADLPGIDPGSIDINVDGSLLTLRAQRSIESGEHVRWLTRERFGGSLMRQFTLGEGIDTEGISASYQNGVLSLIIPLSERARPRKIEVEQGAPDAPAAINA, from the coding sequence ATGGTGATGACATTTGATCCGCTCAGCCAGCTTGACCGTGTCGCGTCGAGCATCTTCTACTCCGCGCGTGGTCCGAGCGCAATGCCCGTCGATCTGCATCTGGACGGGGATCGCTACATCCTCAGCGCGGATCTGCCCGGCATCGATCCCGGATCCATCGATATCAACGTCGATGGCTCACTGCTGACGCTTCGAGCTCAGCGCTCGATCGAGTCGGGCGAGCACGTTCGCTGGCTGACACGAGAGCGTTTTGGGGGAAGCCTGATGCGTCAGTTCACCCTCGGTGAGGGCATCGACACAGAAGGAATCAGCGCCTCGTATCAGAACGGTGTGCTCAGTCTGATCATTCCGCTGTCCGAACGAGCGCGTCCCCGCAAGATCGAGGTCGAACAGGGCGCCCCGGATGCGCCGGCGGCCATTAACGCCTAG
- a CDS encoding DUF2795 domain-containing protein has translation MKRILSTQMTMFLQDMEYPCDRDDLLREAKAEGLSTADRKLLEHLESRLFSSRWDIRRALATSSTASARQTRNQQNASPAGREVVSV, from the coding sequence ATGAAACGTATCCTGTCGACTCAGATGACAATGTTCCTGCAGGACATGGAGTACCCGTGTGACCGCGACGACCTGCTCCGCGAAGCGAAGGCGGAAGGCCTCTCCACCGCCGATCGAAAACTGCTGGAGCACCTGGAAAGCCGACTCTTCTCCAGCCGCTGGGACATCCGACGTGCGCTCGCCACGTCGAGCACCGCGTCGGCACGGCAGACACGCAACCAGCAGAACGCCTCCCCAGCCGGGAGAGAAGTGGTCAGCGTTTAA
- a CDS encoding mannose-1-phosphate guanylyltransferase produces the protein MTNASRRFYSVIPAGGIGSRLWPLSRADAPKFLHDLTGSGVTLLRATWDRLAPVAGDDRIMVVTGRAHRGAVEAQLPEISDANIVLEADPRDSTVAICLAAAILQRREPDVIIGSFAADHVIRGDRLFRAAVQQAITAAEAGYITTIGIRPTEPAIGFGYIKAGDALNIDGADGTMSVDAFVEKPDIERARAYLDDGGYLWNAGMFISRADVLLEELASNEPELHDAILQLAEAWDDPTTRGPAVDRLWPKLKKIAIDYSVAEPSAAKGRMAVVPGHFGWDDVGDFASLAKLNSNGLSNDLAILGENARVLADASSGIVVSHSDRVVSLIGVKDIVVVDTPDALLVTTSENAQRVKGVVDALKISGRDDVL, from the coding sequence ATGACGAACGCCTCACGACGCTTTTACAGCGTGATCCCCGCTGGCGGCATCGGTTCGCGGCTGTGGCCGCTGTCGCGTGCGGACGCGCCCAAGTTTCTGCACGACCTCACGGGCTCGGGCGTCACGCTTCTGCGTGCGACGTGGGACAGGCTCGCTCCCGTCGCGGGCGACGATCGCATCATGGTCGTGACCGGCCGCGCGCACCGCGGCGCTGTCGAGGCGCAGCTGCCCGAGATCAGCGACGCCAACATCGTTCTCGAGGCCGACCCCCGGGATTCCACCGTCGCGATCTGTCTCGCCGCCGCCATTCTGCAGCGCAGGGAACCCGACGTGATCATCGGGTCGTTCGCCGCGGACCACGTCATTCGAGGGGACCGGCTTTTCCGCGCTGCGGTACAGCAGGCGATCACCGCTGCCGAAGCGGGATACATCACCACCATCGGCATCCGCCCCACCGAGCCCGCGATCGGCTTCGGCTACATCAAGGCGGGCGACGCGCTGAACATCGACGGTGCTGATGGGACCATGAGCGTCGACGCCTTCGTCGAGAAGCCCGACATCGAGCGGGCGCGGGCGTACCTCGATGACGGCGGGTACTTGTGGAACGCGGGAATGTTCATCTCGCGCGCCGACGTGCTGCTTGAAGAGCTTGCGAGCAATGAGCCGGAGCTGCATGACGCGATCCTGCAGCTGGCCGAGGCGTGGGACGATCCGACGACGCGCGGTCCCGCCGTCGACCGGTTGTGGCCGAAGCTCAAGAAGATCGCGATCGACTATTCCGTGGCAGAGCCGTCGGCCGCCAAGGGCCGCATGGCCGTGGTTCCCGGTCATTTCGGATGGGACGACGTCGGGGACTTCGCCTCGCTCGCGAAGCTCAATTCGAACGGGCTCTCGAACGATCTCGCGATTCTCGGTGAGAACGCTCGTGTGCTGGCGGATGCGTCGAGCGGCATTGTCGTGTCGCACAGTGATCGCGTCGTGAGTCTCATCGGCGTGAAGGACATCGTCGTCGTCGATACGCCGGATGCACTTCTGGTCACGACGAGCGAGAACGCGCAGCGGGTGAAGGGCGTTGTTGACGCACTCAAGATCTCGGGCCGCGACGACGTGCTCTGA
- the sdhC gene encoding succinate dehydrogenase, cytochrome b556 subunit encodes MSAKTAGTPPVSATTSKRPAGTLYRGREGMWSWVLHRITGVAIFFFLLVHILDTALVRVSPEAYNAVIGTYQTPIMGLGEVALVGAIVFHAFNGIRIILIDLWKKGPNYQRAMFYIVIAVWVITMLAFVPRHLINVFGH; translated from the coding sequence GTGTCAGCGAAGACTGCAGGGACTCCACCAGTGTCAGCTACCACGTCGAAGCGTCCGGCAGGAACTCTGTACCGTGGTCGCGAGGGCATGTGGTCGTGGGTCCTGCACCGGATTACCGGTGTCGCCATCTTCTTCTTCCTCCTCGTGCATATTCTCGACACCGCACTCGTGCGGGTCTCGCCCGAGGCATACAACGCCGTCATCGGCACGTACCAGACTCCGATCATGGGGCTCGGTGAGGTCGCTCTCGTCGGCGCCATCGTGTTCCACGCGTTCAACGGCATCCGGATTATTCTGATCGACCTGTGGAAGAAGGGGCCGAACTACCAGCGCGCCATGTTCTACATCGTCATCGCCGTCTGGGTCATCACCATGCTCGCTTTCGTGCCGCGGCACCTGATCAACGTCTTCGGGCACTAG
- a CDS encoding succinate dehydrogenase hydrophobic membrane anchor subunit, with the protein MSQTIEAPRTPARANRSSGTNWEKWGWIYMRASGVLLIVLIFGHLFMNLMVGDGVSAIDFAFVGGKWSDPFWQVWDGLMLWLALIHGGNGMRTLVNDYAHSRGMRGTLKIAILVAVVVLLVLGTLVIFTFDPCPAGSPADLLPSICKGL; encoded by the coding sequence ATGTCGCAAACAATCGAAGCTCCCCGCACACCGGCTCGCGCGAACCGTTCGTCGGGAACGAACTGGGAGAAGTGGGGCTGGATCTACATGCGCGCGTCGGGCGTGCTGCTGATCGTGCTGATCTTCGGGCACCTGTTCATGAACCTCATGGTGGGCGACGGAGTCAGCGCCATCGACTTCGCGTTCGTCGGCGGAAAGTGGTCCGATCCGTTCTGGCAGGTCTGGGACGGCCTGATGCTGTGGCTCGCTCTCATTCACGGCGGCAACGGCATGCGAACGCTCGTCAACGACTACGCCCACAGCCGCGGCATGCGCGGAACCCTGAAAATCGCGATTCTCGTCGCCGTCGTCGTGCTGCTCGTGCTCGGCACGCTCGTGATCTTCACGTTTGACCCGTGCCCCGCCGGGTCTCCTGCCGACCTGCTTCCCTCGATCTGTAAGGGGCTCTAA